The proteins below come from a single Micromonospora citrea genomic window:
- a CDS encoding TerC family protein: MSDLPYLAATEIQSVGTPTLWGVTIAGVLALLVLDFLVTRRPHEVSIREALGWSAFYIALPLAFGAWVWSRYGSRQGVEYLTGYLVEKSLSVDNLFVFMLLLAAFAVPTALAQRVLLYGIVGALVLRAVFIALGAAALQTLDFAFLLFAIILILTAVKLLRDALSGHEQEVDINKMRSVKLLRRFMPVTDDYHGTRMTVRLAGRRTLTPFALVVVAILATDVVFAVDSVPAVYGITEDPYLVFATNAFALLGLRALYFVLHAALSRLVHLSYGLAVILAFIGVKLGLHWAHGIWSGVPEIPTLASLGVIIGVLVIVTLTSLRATRGKVTGEKQVVAERR, translated from the coding sequence ATGTCCGATTTGCCATACCTTGCCGCGACCGAGATCCAGTCGGTCGGCACGCCCACGCTGTGGGGCGTCACGATCGCCGGCGTCCTCGCCCTGCTGGTGCTGGACTTCCTGGTCACCCGCCGGCCGCACGAGGTCTCGATCCGGGAGGCGCTGGGCTGGTCCGCCTTCTACATCGCCCTGCCGCTGGCGTTCGGCGCCTGGGTCTGGTCCCGCTACGGCTCCCGCCAGGGCGTGGAATACCTCACCGGTTACCTGGTGGAGAAGTCCCTCTCCGTCGACAACCTGTTCGTCTTCATGCTGTTGCTCGCCGCGTTCGCGGTGCCGACGGCGCTCGCCCAGCGGGTCCTGCTCTACGGCATCGTCGGCGCCCTGGTGCTGCGGGCGGTCTTCATCGCCCTCGGCGCGGCGGCCCTGCAGACCCTGGACTTCGCCTTCCTGCTCTTCGCGATCATCCTGATCCTCACCGCGGTGAAGCTGCTGCGCGACGCCCTCTCCGGGCACGAGCAGGAAGTCGACATCAACAAGATGCGCTCGGTGAAGCTGCTGCGCAGGTTCATGCCGGTCACCGACGACTACCACGGCACCCGGATGACCGTGCGCCTCGCCGGCCGGCGGACGCTCACCCCGTTCGCCCTCGTGGTGGTCGCCATCCTCGCCACCGACGTGGTCTTCGCCGTCGACTCGGTGCCCGCCGTCTACGGCATCACCGAGGACCCGTACCTGGTCTTCGCCACCAACGCGTTCGCCCTGCTGGGGCTGCGCGCGCTCTACTTCGTGCTGCACGCCGCGCTGAGCCGGCTGGTCCACCTCAGCTACGGTCTGGCGGTCATCCTGGCGTTCATCGGCGTCAAGCTGGGCCTGCACTGGGCGCACGGCATCTGGTCGGGCGTGCCGGAGATCCCCACCCTGGCCTCGCTGGGCGTCATCATCGGCGTCCTGGTGATCGTCACGCTCACCAGCCTGCGGGCCACCCGCGGGAAAGTGACCGGCGAGAAGCAGGTCGTGGCCGAGCGGCGCTGA
- a CDS encoding sulfite oxidase-like oxidoreductase: MSPGFQGRPRSAEPALPPGQYLTEDFPVLSAGPTPRVPVETWEFVITTESGAEFRWSWDELMALPQETPTVDIHCVTRWSKRDTDWQGVSLDTLLEGVDTGAHHAQAHSYGGYTTNLPLADLRGGRAWVAHRYAGDPLPAEHGGPARLLVPHLYFWKSAKWVRGIRLTTRDQPGFWETAGYHDYGDPWREQRYQGD, from the coding sequence GTGTCACCGGGCTTCCAGGGCCGGCCCCGCTCCGCGGAGCCGGCCCTGCCGCCGGGGCAGTACCTGACGGAGGACTTCCCGGTGCTCTCCGCCGGCCCGACACCGAGGGTGCCGGTGGAGACCTGGGAGTTCGTCATCACCACCGAGTCCGGCGCGGAGTTCCGGTGGAGCTGGGACGAGCTGATGGCCCTGCCCCAGGAGACGCCGACGGTGGACATCCACTGCGTCACCCGCTGGTCCAAGCGCGACACCGACTGGCAGGGCGTCTCCCTGGACACGCTGCTGGAGGGCGTCGACACGGGCGCGCACCACGCGCAGGCCCACTCGTACGGCGGCTACACCACCAACCTGCCGCTGGCCGACCTGCGCGGCGGGCGGGCCTGGGTGGCGCACCGGTACGCCGGCGACCCGCTGCCGGCCGAGCACGGCGGCCCGGCCCGGCTGCTCGTGCCGCACCTCTATTTCTGGAAGTCCGCCAAGTGGGTGCGCGGCATCCGGCTCACCACGCGGGACCAGCCCGGATTCTGGGAGACCGCCGGCTACCACGACTACGGTGACCCGTGGCGTGAGCAGCGGTACCAGGGCGATTGA
- a CDS encoding DUF6510 family protein, with protein sequence MTELSYLDGNMLDGPLRELFAVDLSAATGRCAHCGTLGPLAGLRVYPHAPGLVARCPSCAEVMLRLVRSPDRAWLDLRGATFLAVPMPPDQPHPGPL encoded by the coding sequence ATGACCGAGCTGTCGTACCTGGACGGCAACATGCTCGACGGCCCGCTGCGGGAGCTGTTCGCCGTCGACCTGAGCGCCGCCACCGGGCGGTGCGCGCACTGCGGCACGCTCGGCCCGCTGGCCGGCCTGCGGGTCTACCCGCACGCCCCGGGCCTGGTGGCCCGCTGCCCGAGCTGCGCGGAGGTGATGCTGCGGTTGGTCCGCTCGCCCGACCGGGCCTGGCTGGACCTGCGCGGAGCCACCTTCCTGGCGGTGCCGATGCCGCCGGACCAACCGCACCCTGGCCCGCTGTGA
- a CDS encoding ferredoxin reductase produces MTGPLRWRVARLAERRVETPTAQTLVLEAPGWPGHLPGQHLDVRLTAPDGYQAARSYSLAAPAEGDRIALTVQRVPDGEVSPYLTDVYAEGDPVEVRGPVGGWFVWRPEETAPVLLVAGGSGVVPLMAMVRARRAAGSRVPFRLLYSVRTPADVFYADELRARVRDDHGLDVAYVYTREAPEGWRGEPHRIGPADVNTHGWPPELEPLCYVCGPTGFVETVADLLVGLGHQTRRVRTERFGPTGAP; encoded by the coding sequence TTGACCGGGCCGCTGCGGTGGCGGGTGGCCCGGCTCGCCGAGCGCCGGGTGGAGACGCCGACCGCGCAGACCCTCGTGCTGGAGGCCCCCGGCTGGCCGGGGCACCTGCCCGGGCAGCACCTCGACGTGCGGCTGACCGCCCCCGACGGCTACCAGGCGGCCCGGTCGTACTCGCTGGCCGCCCCTGCCGAGGGGGACCGGATCGCGCTGACCGTGCAGCGCGTCCCCGACGGCGAGGTGTCGCCGTACCTGACCGACGTCTACGCCGAGGGCGACCCGGTGGAGGTGCGCGGCCCGGTGGGCGGCTGGTTCGTCTGGCGGCCCGAGGAGACCGCCCCGGTGCTCCTGGTGGCCGGCGGCTCGGGCGTCGTGCCGCTGATGGCGATGGTCCGGGCGCGCCGCGCCGCCGGCAGCCGCGTGCCGTTCCGGCTGCTCTACTCGGTGCGCACCCCCGCGGACGTGTTCTACGCCGACGAGCTGCGCGCCCGCGTCCGCGACGACCACGGCCTGGACGTGGCGTACGTGTACACCCGCGAGGCGCCGGAGGGCTGGCGGGGCGAGCCGCACCGGATCGGACCGGCCGACGTGAACACCCACGGCTGGCCGCCCGAGCTGGAGCCGCTCTGCTACGTCTGCGGCCCGACGGGGTTCGTGGAGACCGTGGCGGACCTGCTGGTCGGGCTCGGCCACCAGACCCGGCGGGTGCGGACCGAACGGTTCGGCCCGACCGGCGCGCCGTAG